From one Candidatus Methanoplasma termitum genomic stretch:
- a CDS encoding IS5-like element ISMte1 family transposase → MAEMGWDRQYNRHWDEYNQRLVERGRIFWDLSWVPKHLDEIGSNEKKRGRPRLYGDALISYVSRVRTVTGIPFRMLEGLFKPVFDLIGIEVPSYPTLWRRCTSLEAAAGIKATARKRIVAVDSTGIKVTVRGGWMREKWKVHKGWLKLHILSDVETNEILAFVATDERSSDAKHLLALVDAALAAGHGIAKVLADGAYDTRKNWNGMRERKIEFIAHIRKNASTTSRGCTVRSAHVRERNAIGEDEWRKRYGYNMRWKVESVFSDLKRMFGESVSSKTFENMVAEISRSIECFNMMKAAGM, encoded by the coding sequence ATGGCAGAGATGGGATGGGACAGACAGTATAATAGACATTGGGATGAGTATAACCAAAGACTTGTCGAACGGGGAAGGATATTTTGGGACCTTTCATGGGTCCCTAAGCATCTGGATGAGATAGGTTCGAATGAAAAGAAACGAGGACGGCCGCGTTTGTACGGGGATGCTCTGATATCTTATGTTTCCAGGGTCAGGACGGTCACAGGCATCCCCTTCAGGATGCTGGAGGGTCTTTTCAAGCCCGTGTTCGATCTGATCGGGATAGAGGTGCCGAGCTATCCGACGCTTTGGAGGCGCTGTACCTCTCTGGAAGCGGCAGCCGGTATCAAGGCGACCGCGCGCAAGAGGATCGTTGCGGTCGACAGTACAGGGATAAAGGTCACCGTCAGGGGAGGATGGATGAGGGAGAAGTGGAAGGTGCACAAAGGATGGCTTAAACTTCACATTCTCTCTGATGTGGAGACGAACGAGATCCTCGCATTCGTGGCGACGGACGAACGATCAAGCGATGCCAAGCACCTGCTGGCACTTGTGGATGCGGCCTTGGCCGCAGGCCACGGGATAGCGAAGGTGCTTGCGGACGGGGCGTATGACACGAGGAAGAACTGGAATGGGATGAGGGAGAGGAAGATAGAGTTCATAGCCCACATCAGGAAGAATGCTTCGACGACATCCAGAGGATGCACCGTGAGAAGCGCGCATGTACGGGAGAGGAACGCAATAGGCGAGGACGAGTGGCGTAAGAGGTACGGCTATAACATGAGATGGAAAGTGGAATCGGTCTTCTCCGACCTCAAGAGGATGTTCGGAGAATCCGTTTCTTCGAAGACGTTCGAGAACATGGTGGCGGAGATCTCCAGGAGCATCGAGTGCTTTAATATGATGAAGGCGGCAGGTATGTGA
- a CDS encoding transcriptional regulator has product MSREELINTTRSVLAKAGFEISSALNLRSICFDIVGRKDETLLIIKVLSNVDAFSRENADDMKVLADALKATPLLIGETSSSGPLEAGIVYSRFKIPIISNETLGEHLLEDVPPFIFAAPGGLYVKIDGELLRKIRETDGISLGTLAEVTGVSRRTIQMYESGMGAMIDAAMRLEEFLKVPIIEPVNPFEYASKKKPEDYEVKTGEHTSSNTLNRLLEIGFAITPVTKSPFEAISRSRQTVFLTGLGVDEERLIQKAIIASEISKIAGKHSLIIVERGRPAESIESTAVVTSEELKKIDDQDELTDLALSRSTKK; this is encoded by the coding sequence ATGAGCAGAGAGGAACTCATCAACACCACAAGATCCGTACTGGCTAAAGCGGGATTTGAGATCTCATCCGCTCTGAATTTGCGCAGCATTTGTTTTGATATAGTGGGAAGAAAGGACGAAACATTGCTCATCATAAAGGTTCTAAGCAATGTTGATGCATTCTCAAGAGAGAATGCAGATGATATGAAGGTCCTTGCCGATGCGCTGAAAGCGACCCCTCTGTTAATAGGTGAGACATCCAGCTCAGGACCTCTTGAGGCCGGCATAGTTTATTCAAGATTCAAGATCCCGATCATTTCCAACGAGACCCTCGGTGAACATTTGTTGGAGGATGTGCCACCGTTCATCTTTGCGGCCCCCGGCGGACTTTATGTGAAGATCGACGGCGAGTTATTAAGAAAGATAAGAGAGACCGACGGAATAAGTCTGGGAACCCTTGCAGAGGTAACAGGGGTGTCAAGACGTACAATACAAATGTATGAATCGGGAATGGGCGCGATGATCGATGCTGCAATGAGGCTCGAAGAATTCCTGAAGGTCCCTATAATAGAGCCTGTCAATCCGTTCGAGTATGCAAGTAAAAAGAAACCGGAGGACTATGAGGTCAAAACCGGCGAACATACGAGCTCCAATACGCTGAACCGTCTGCTTGAGATCGGGTTTGCTATCACGCCCGTAACGAAGAGCCCTTTCGAGGCCATTTCGAGAAGCCGGCAGACCGTGTTCCTTACAGGGCTTGGAGTTGATGAGGAAAGGCTGATCCAAAAGGCGATCATCGCTTCCGAGATCTCGAAGATCGCAGGGAAGCATTCACTCATTATAGTTGAGCGGGGGCGTCCCGCGGAGAGTATCGAGTCGACCGCCGTCGTGACGAGCGAAGAACTCAAAAAGATAGACGACCAGGACGAACTCACAGATCTGGCACTTTCGAGGAGCACTAAAAAATGA
- a CDS encoding CPBP family glutamic-type intramembrane protease: MTKMSDECPRCREYAANGSSYCGSCGRALGHSGSRNGAVKNSRRGLSSVILQFACVIVVLIVIVELITLFAKSGDVFSLLKDVELPFFLLVPSPEIVFSIGILGPQIYWILVIIIIFSSAVFAIWKFFVETEKNGGLSEPNASENTAFFWVCVSLCAMLTIHYIIVFILTNMLGVEVTTPDFGSVTEQVFGFANAAVWEEMVTRLLYIGGPIAIISLIMTRKIDSLKCLLGGFGMSRTAVLFIIISSIIFGAAHYSGWDNQAWKVLTATIMGLFFGYVFVRFGLYASILLHFITDFWSSFDWIGLGGIGIILAFLLIGFGFVALYYILKRIIGSKESIAGMPLFKNGLIEDK, encoded by the coding sequence ATGACAAAGATGAGTGATGAGTGCCCACGGTGCAGAGAATATGCCGCTAACGGCAGTTCGTACTGCGGCTCATGCGGCAGAGCGCTCGGACACAGCGGATCGAGAAACGGTGCCGTAAAAAATTCGAGGCGCGGCCTCTCAAGCGTCATACTTCAGTTCGCATGCGTAATCGTTGTTCTCATCGTGATCGTCGAACTGATAACCCTGTTTGCAAAGAGCGGGGATGTTTTCTCTTTACTGAAAGATGTTGAGCTCCCTTTCTTCTTACTTGTGCCTTCCCCCGAAATAGTATTCAGTATCGGCATACTCGGGCCGCAGATATATTGGATACTCGTGATCATTATTATTTTCAGCAGTGCGGTTTTTGCGATATGGAAGTTCTTTGTCGAAACAGAAAAGAACGGAGGTCTATCCGAACCTAACGCATCGGAGAACACGGCCTTCTTCTGGGTGTGCGTCTCTCTCTGCGCAATGCTGACGATCCACTATATCATCGTGTTCATACTTACCAATATGCTAGGAGTAGAAGTGACAACCCCGGATTTCGGCAGTGTAACAGAGCAGGTGTTCGGTTTTGCCAACGCCGCAGTTTGGGAAGAGATGGTCACCCGCCTGCTGTATATCGGCGGGCCGATAGCGATAATCTCTTTGATCATGACGAGAAAAATAGATTCTCTGAAATGCCTTCTGGGCGGCTTCGGGATGAGTAGGACGGCGGTTCTTTTCATAATAATCTCAAGCATCATATTCGGTGCGGCGCATTACTCCGGCTGGGACAATCAGGCATGGAAAGTACTTACCGCTACGATAATGGGTTTGTTCTTCGGATATGTGTTCGTGCGCTTCGGATTGTATGCTTCGATCCTGCTGCACTTCATCACCGATTTCTGGTCATCGTTCGACTGGATCGGGCTTGGCGGTATCGGGATCATTCTGGCATTCCTGCTCATAGGCTTCGGATTCGTTGCTTTATATTACATCTTAAAGAGAATAATAGGTTCGAAAGAATCGATCGCGGGGATGCCTTTATTCAAGAACGGCCTAATAGAGGATAAATGA
- a CDS encoding sugar phosphate isomerase/epimerase family protein: MIGVSCTGFCAADPEEIMDVVSREFDWWEIFSEFKHDVTKFSARFNEIKGSYRIGCSVHAPICDINIAAVNERIRNTSTEETIRTMEHANRMGIEMITIHPGTYSTSLGNVRDRSVEHSKSSLKEIERWAYEYGVTAAIENMPSFRIMMGQTPEELLELLDGTDLKICFDIGHANTIGAIDRSIELFGERIVNVHIHDNTGKNDDHLTIGDGSIDFARVLPKLSRYRGNYIIEARSIESAILSKKRLKSWLR; this comes from the coding sequence ATGATCGGAGTATCCTGCACCGGTTTCTGTGCGGCCGACCCGGAGGAGATAATGGATGTGGTCTCAAGGGAATTTGACTGGTGGGAGATATTCTCGGAGTTCAAGCACGACGTGACAAAATTCTCCGCAAGGTTTAATGAAATAAAGGGCTCGTACAGGATCGGGTGTTCGGTACACGCCCCGATCTGCGACATCAACATCGCCGCCGTGAACGAGAGGATAAGGAACACGTCGACCGAAGAGACGATAAGGACGATGGAGCACGCCAACCGCATGGGGATCGAAATGATAACCATACACCCCGGAACATACTCCACTTCCCTCGGTAATGTAAGGGACAGGTCAGTGGAACACTCGAAAAGCTCGTTGAAAGAGATAGAAAGATGGGCGTATGAGTACGGGGTGACGGCGGCAATCGAGAATATGCCTTCTTTCCGCATCATGATGGGGCAGACTCCGGAAGAGCTGCTGGAACTCCTGGACGGCACAGATCTGAAGATATGTTTTGATATCGGCCATGCGAACACGATCGGCGCGATCGACAGATCCATCGAGCTGTTCGGTGAAAGGATCGTGAACGTTCACATCCACGATAACACTGGGAAGAACGACGACCACTTGACCATAGGCGACGGTTCGATAGATTTTGCCCGTGTGTTGCCTAAGCTCAGCAGATATCGGGGGAATTATATTATCGAGGCCAGGAGCATCGAGTCTGCGATATTGTCAAAGAAGCGTCTGAAAAGCTGGCTTCGATGA
- a CDS encoding RNA-binding domain-containing protein yields MVSVQITCPVYPSEDPEKVKDAILNIFPGASLETDDRWIRGEADTDKFYKLIRKQKILDSTRSMMFKGARGGRITLHLNKQVAVVGKISFTEPRTILGTITVTIECDDPEVLIDSIAPRTVDGEEV; encoded by the coding sequence ATGGTCTCTGTTCAGATAACGTGTCCGGTCTACCCAAGCGAGGACCCGGAAAAAGTGAAAGATGCGATCCTCAACATATTCCCGGGCGCATCGCTGGAAACGGACGATCGCTGGATAAGGGGGGAAGCAGACACAGACAAGTTTTACAAGCTCATCAGAAAGCAGAAGATCCTGGACAGCACAAGGTCGATGATGTTCAAGGGCGCCAGAGGCGGCAGGATAACGTTACATCTTAACAAGCAGGTCGCTGTCGTCGGAAAGATATCCTTCACCGAGCCGAGGACGATTCTCGGCACGATAACCGTGACCATAGAATGCGACGATCCGGAAGTACTGATCGACAGCATCGCACCGAGGACCGTGGACGGCGAAGAGGTGTAA
- a CDS encoding DNA-directed DNA polymerase II small subunit, whose translation MRSEVLNAAARKNLFFSPDALEVILSNSDPMAFTNTVLNALSGSSMFIDKKDIMDLVAGDIGIAPERKAIVPHNKRHHDISIVQGTDVTGDSTCEGKITDFATYFKNRFFALKKIIEKRRDFGTSLQISRAMSLGREAKIIGMVYEKKETKNGHTTLTLEDESGTCTVLISKDSACYGELFVNDEVVGVSGRPASRGDLFIADKIFRPDVPTGRTWTPSDSAASVAFLSDIHVGSSTFLEREWKRMIAWMNANAFDMSIDYLVLPGDVVDGIGIFPDQEDELDIADIYMQYEKLGEYIKEIPDHIKIVLQPGNHDAVRLAEPQPALSGIFTKSFDSNVIVAGNPVNIEIEGRTVLSYHGKSIDDWVANVQRLSYDDPITVMKEMLTRRHLSPMYGGKTAMAPEKKDYLVVEKVPDIFVSGHVHGAGKMDHRGTKIINASAWQDQTEYQKSHNFNPIPAIMPVVHLGTGAVRMMDFSK comes from the coding sequence ATGAGGTCGGAGGTCCTTAATGCGGCAGCTAGGAAGAATCTTTTCTTCTCCCCGGATGCGTTAGAGGTCATACTCTCGAACTCGGATCCGATGGCATTTACCAACACTGTTTTGAATGCGCTTTCCGGAAGCTCCATGTTCATAGACAAAAAGGATATAATGGATCTCGTCGCAGGGGACATAGGGATCGCACCCGAAAGAAAAGCTATTGTGCCACATAACAAAAGGCACCATGATATTTCGATCGTTCAGGGGACGGATGTCACCGGCGATTCTACCTGTGAGGGAAAGATCACGGACTTCGCAACATACTTTAAGAACCGATTTTTTGCTCTGAAAAAGATAATCGAAAAAAGAAGGGATTTCGGGACATCCCTGCAGATATCCCGTGCGATGAGCCTTGGGAGAGAAGCGAAGATAATCGGCATGGTCTACGAAAAGAAAGAGACCAAGAACGGCCACACAACTCTCACTCTTGAAGATGAATCGGGAACGTGCACAGTACTGATCTCAAAAGATTCGGCATGCTACGGAGAACTGTTCGTGAACGATGAGGTGGTCGGCGTTTCCGGGAGACCTGCCTCGAGGGGGGATCTTTTCATTGCGGACAAGATATTCCGGCCGGACGTCCCGACGGGTCGTACGTGGACGCCGTCCGATTCGGCCGCCTCCGTAGCTTTCCTTTCCGACATACATGTGGGAAGTTCGACATTCTTAGAAAGGGAATGGAAAAGGATGATCGCGTGGATGAACGCCAATGCATTTGACATGAGCATCGATTATCTCGTACTTCCCGGAGATGTGGTCGACGGTATAGGGATATTCCCCGACCAAGAAGATGAGCTGGATATCGCAGACATCTATATGCAATATGAAAAGCTCGGAGAATACATCAAAGAGATCCCAGACCACATCAAAATAGTCCTCCAGCCCGGGAACCATGATGCGGTTAGGCTCGCCGAGCCGCAGCCGGCGCTCAGCGGCATATTCACAAAAAGCTTCGATTCGAACGTTATCGTTGCCGGCAATCCGGTCAACATCGAGATAGAAGGCAGGACGGTCCTCTCTTACCACGGAAAGAGTATCGATGACTGGGTTGCTAACGTACAGCGCCTCAGCTATGATGACCCTATCACCGTGATGAAAGAGATGCTTACCAGACGCCACCTTTCCCCTATGTACGGCGGGAAGACCGCCATGGCGCCAGAGAAGAAGGATTATCTGGTGGTCGAGAAGGTCCCCGACATATTCGTCTCGGGCCACGTCCACGGCGCGGGGAAGATGGATCATCGCGGCACCAAGATCATTAACGCCTCTGCGTGGCAGGATCAGACCGAGTATCAGAAATCACACAACTTCAACCCCATACCTGCGATAATGCCGGTTGTACACCTCGGCACGGGTGCGGTAAGGATGATGGATTTCTCAAAATAA
- a CDS encoding V-type ATP synthase subunit D produces MSTQEITPNRSTLLSLKKRIKLSKSGYKIMKMKRDGLIIEFFEVMDKAKKMREGVSSDYEAAMRKITIARAAEGEIAVKSAAYALKTTPEVKLGSKSIMGMMVPKVEATSIHTKMTEKGYGVIETSAYIEEAAMAFEKLLDTLVRAAEVETTMKKLLDEIEKTKRRVNALEFKIIPDLVESERFVSFRLEEMERENTIRLKHLKKKGEAAE; encoded by the coding sequence ATGTCAACCCAAGAGATCACCCCTAACCGCTCGACCCTCCTGAGCTTAAAGAAAAGGATCAAGTTATCCAAAAGCGGATACAAGATCATGAAGATGAAGAGAGACGGTCTCATCATCGAGTTCTTTGAGGTCATGGACAAAGCAAAGAAGATGCGCGAGGGTGTTTCATCGGACTATGAGGCGGCAATGAGGAAGATCACCATTGCACGTGCCGCCGAGGGAGAGATCGCCGTCAAGAGTGCGGCATACGCACTAAAGACGACGCCCGAGGTCAAACTCGGAAGCAAGAGCATAATGGGAATGATGGTTCCGAAGGTGGAGGCCACATCGATCCACACCAAAATGACCGAAAAGGGATATGGTGTGATCGAGACATCGGCCTATATCGAAGAGGCGGCAATGGCCTTCGAGAAACTTCTCGACACATTGGTCCGTGCGGCCGAGGTCGAGACCACCATGAAGAAGCTGCTGGACGAGATCGAGAAAACAAAGAGAAGGGTCAACGCTCTCGAGTTCAAGATCATACCCGACCTGGTAGAGTCGGAGAGGTTCGTCAGTTTCCGTCTTGAGGAGATGGAAAGGGAGAACACGATCCGTCTTAAGCATCTGAAGAAGAAAGGAGAGGCCGCAGAGTGA
- a CDS encoding V-type ATP synthase subunit B: MAKAKVSKEYKTVSQIAGPLVFVQKTEPVGYQEMVSVRLSDGSMKRGQVLDTSDEIVVVQIFEGTSGIDRQASVRFLGDTMKMPVSREMLGRVLTGAGEPLDGGARIVPDKELDIVGAAINPWARDSPADFIQTGISTIDGMNTLVRGQKLPIFSGSGLPHNEIALQIARQAKVLGENEEFAVVFIALGITNEEKQMFMKEFERTGALKNAVVFLNLADDPAVERIVTPRLGLTTAEYMAFELGMQVLVIMTDITNYCEALRQVGAAREEVPGRRGYPGYMYTDLAQLYERAGRIKDKKGSITQIPILSMPSDDITHPIPDLSGYITEGQIVLSRELHRNGIYPPVNVSSSLSRLMNSGVGKGKTREDHKAVSDQLYASYAEGKDLRGLVAIVGKDSLSAKDRKFLDFADLFEDRIVRQGIDEDRSIERTLDIAWEILRELDTDQLTRIDRKYIEKYLKK, translated from the coding sequence ATGGCAAAAGCAAAAGTATCCAAGGAGTACAAGACAGTCTCACAGATCGCCGGGCCGCTTGTCTTCGTTCAGAAGACGGAGCCGGTCGGTTACCAAGAGATGGTCTCGGTCAGGTTATCCGACGGATCAATGAAGAGAGGCCAGGTCCTCGACACATCCGATGAGATCGTAGTCGTTCAGATATTCGAAGGCACATCCGGTATCGACAGGCAGGCGTCAGTACGCTTCCTGGGCGACACCATGAAGATGCCGGTCTCGAGGGAAATGCTCGGAAGAGTGCTCACCGGAGCAGGAGAACCTCTTGACGGAGGAGCAAGGATCGTACCCGATAAGGAGTTGGACATAGTCGGAGCGGCCATAAACCCGTGGGCTAGGGACAGTCCGGCGGATTTCATCCAGACTGGTATCTCCACCATCGACGGAATGAACACCCTCGTAAGGGGTCAGAAGCTCCCTATCTTCTCGGGATCGGGACTTCCCCACAACGAGATTGCATTGCAGATCGCAAGGCAGGCTAAAGTTCTCGGAGAGAACGAAGAGTTCGCCGTGGTGTTCATCGCTCTGGGCATAACGAACGAAGAGAAACAGATGTTCATGAAAGAGTTCGAGAGAACAGGTGCGTTGAAGAACGCAGTGGTCTTCCTGAACCTTGCCGACGACCCCGCCGTCGAACGTATAGTCACTCCCCGTCTAGGGCTCACAACGGCCGAATACATGGCCTTTGAGCTCGGAATGCAGGTGCTTGTCATCATGACGGATATCACAAACTACTGTGAGGCTCTGAGACAGGTCGGTGCGGCGAGAGAAGAGGTCCCCGGAAGACGCGGATACCCCGGCTACATGTACACCGATCTTGCACAGTTGTATGAGCGTGCGGGAAGGATAAAGGACAAGAAAGGTTCCATTACCCAGATCCCGATCCTCTCGATGCCCAGCGATGATATCACCCACCCGATCCCCGACCTCTCCGGATACATAACGGAAGGACAGATCGTGCTTTCAAGGGAGCTGCACCGCAACGGAATATACCCGCCGGTCAACGTGTCATCCTCCCTGAGCCGTCTGATGAACTCAGGTGTCGGTAAAGGCAAAACAAGGGAAGACCACAAAGCCGTCTCGGACCAGCTGTACGCATCGTATGCGGAAGGTAAGGACCTGCGCGGACTGGTGGCCATCGTCGGAAAGGACTCGCTGTCGGCAAAGGACAGGAAGTTCCTTGATTTCGCAGACCTCTTTGAGGACCGCATCGTACGTCAGGGAATAGACGAGGACCGTTCTATCGAGAGAACGCTCGACATTGCCTGGGAGATTCTGAGGGAGTTGGACACAGATCAGCTGACCAGGATCGACCGTAAGTACATCGAGAAGTATCTGAAGAAGTGA
- a CDS encoding V-type ATP synthase subunit A, whose product MSTKGVIHRVAGPVVTAVGISPKMYDVVYVGNEGLMGEVIKIVGDHSIIQVYEDTSGVKPGEPVTNTGLPLVVELGPGLLTSVYDGIQRPLPVLRDKMGDYIFRGVTAPGLDREKKWDFKPTVKNGEEVEAGQVIGTVMEGSITHKIMVPPNFKKGKIKDISAGKYKVEDVIAKIDGQAVSLMQKWPVRESRPVKDKHQPAEPLVTGLRVLDTMFPLAKGGAAAIPGAFGTGKTVTQQSLAKYSNAKIVVYIGCGERGNEMTEVLTEFPELLDPSTGESLMNRTVLIANTSNMPVAAREASVYTGITIAEYFRDMGYDVSLMADSTSRWAEAMREISSRLEEMPGEEGFPAYLAGRLSEFYERACKAQALSGAEGSISVIGAVSPPGGDLSEPVTQNTLRIVRVFWALDTKLRERRHFPSINWLTSYTMYDKQLSGWYKQNVAEDFPDLKAWAMQILQKESELEEVVQMVGSDSLPDEQKVTLEIARMIREIFLQQNAYHPIDAYCPIKRQYVMLTLIKKYSDLANNALASGAQVDKIAYLPVRQRFIQAKYEENIDSELEAVAKDMETQFAGLGA is encoded by the coding sequence ATGAGCACTAAAGGTGTAATTCACAGGGTCGCAGGACCTGTGGTGACCGCGGTCGGGATCAGTCCCAAAATGTACGATGTCGTATATGTCGGGAACGAAGGTCTCATGGGCGAGGTCATCAAGATCGTAGGCGACCATTCTATCATCCAGGTTTATGAGGATACTTCCGGTGTAAAGCCGGGAGAGCCGGTAACAAACACCGGGCTCCCTCTTGTCGTGGAACTCGGTCCGGGACTTTTGACCTCCGTTTATGACGGAATTCAGAGGCCTCTACCCGTGCTCAGAGACAAAATGGGAGATTATATCTTCCGCGGCGTGACCGCACCTGGACTGGACAGAGAGAAGAAGTGGGATTTCAAGCCCACAGTCAAGAACGGAGAAGAAGTCGAAGCAGGACAGGTAATAGGTACCGTCATGGAAGGGTCGATCACCCACAAGATCATGGTTCCGCCGAACTTCAAGAAAGGAAAGATAAAGGACATATCCGCAGGTAAATACAAAGTGGAGGATGTCATAGCGAAGATCGACGGACAGGCAGTTTCCCTTATGCAGAAGTGGCCGGTACGTGAGTCGAGGCCGGTCAAAGATAAGCACCAGCCGGCCGAACCGCTTGTGACAGGACTCAGGGTGCTGGACACAATGTTCCCCCTCGCAAAAGGCGGAGCAGCGGCCATCCCCGGAGCATTCGGTACGGGAAAGACCGTTACGCAGCAATCCCTCGCTAAGTACTCCAACGCAAAGATCGTGGTATATATCGGATGCGGAGAGCGCGGAAACGAGATGACCGAGGTTCTTACTGAGTTCCCTGAGTTATTGGACCCGTCGACCGGCGAGTCGCTGATGAACAGGACAGTCCTTATCGCGAACACATCCAACATGCCCGTGGCCGCAAGGGAGGCATCTGTTTACACAGGCATCACCATTGCAGAGTACTTCAGGGACATGGGATATGATGTTTCACTGATGGCAGACTCCACCTCAAGGTGGGCGGAGGCCATGCGTGAGATATCGTCAAGGCTGGAAGAAATGCCCGGAGAAGAAGGATTCCCGGCATACCTCGCGGGGAGACTGTCCGAGTTCTACGAGCGTGCATGTAAGGCACAGGCACTGAGCGGAGCCGAAGGTTCCATCTCGGTCATCGGGGCGGTATCCCCGCCCGGAGGAGACCTGTCGGAGCCGGTCACGCAGAACACTCTGCGTATCGTCCGTGTTTTCTGGGCGCTGGACACCAAGCTCAGGGAGAGAAGGCACTTCCCCAGCATCAACTGGCTGACATCATATACAATGTATGATAAACAGTTAAGCGGCTGGTACAAGCAGAACGTCGCCGAAGACTTCCCCGACCTCAAAGCATGGGCCATGCAGATCCTTCAGAAGGAGTCGGAGCTGGAAGAGGTCGTGCAGATGGTCGGTTCAGACTCTCTGCCCGATGAGCAGAAGGTTACCCTCGAAATAGCGAGAATGATCCGCGAGATATTCCTGCAGCAGAACGCATACCACCCCATCGATGCATACTGCCCCATAAAGAGGCAGTACGTGATGTTGACGCTGATCAAGAAATATTCCGATCTGGCAAACAACGCGCTCGCATCCGGTGCTCAGGTGGATAAGATCGCATACCTGCCGGTCAGACAAAGATTCATCCAGGCCAAATACGAAGAGAACATAGACTCGGAACTCGAAGCCGTGGCGAAAGACATGGAAACGCAGTTCGCAGGACTGGGAGCGTGA
- a CDS encoding V-type ATP synthase subunit F, whose translation MEIAVVGSEEFVLGFRLAGLKRVFVADESNYQSVIIKAMSEAEIGILAVAAKDLNYLPQNVRSKVLDSIQPVIVPVGGDESDLRERVRRVIGVDLYKTEDE comes from the coding sequence ATGGAAATTGCAGTCGTAGGAAGTGAGGAGTTCGTGCTTGGGTTCAGATTGGCTGGGCTCAAACGCGTTTTCGTTGCCGATGAGAGCAACTATCAGAGTGTGATCATAAAGGCGATGTCGGAAGCCGAAATAGGCATTCTCGCCGTCGCGGCAAAGGATCTGAACTATCTCCCGCAGAACGTCAGATCAAAGGTCCTGGATTCCATCCAGCCTGTGATCGTTCCTGTGGGCGGTGACGAAAGTGACCTTCGCGAGAGGGTAAGAAGAGTAATTGGCGTTGATTTATACAAAACAGAGGATGAGTAA
- the ahaC gene encoding ATP synthase A1 subunit C codes for MFRRSAKKGNYAYTVARVKAKKSLLLGEEDYNKMLMMTVPEISRYISETGYGKEMADLAGRMAGMDLLEHATHLNMANVFSSILRSSTGELYDMVSAYLEKWDIWNLKVILRGKSYGLNADGIREDLVPAGILGAESLDKLIALETDDDVISNFGKMTRMSFPQEVLAAYKASGNLGEIEDFLEKTHYVRLINNINPASRPSRLFLEYIKEEVDMKNFETILKLKSEGIYGEQVMKYIISGGRRIDDRLLTTLANAEDVNTMMSEVSQLEFSEAIKEALEAKDLTAVVSSLRRFELNKAKKFSHLYPLSVIPVVDFMIHKELEIKNIRAIARGTESGLDRETIKGLLVI; via the coding sequence ATGTTCAGGCGCAGCGCAAAAAAGGGCAACTATGCATACACTGTGGCCAGAGTAAAGGCCAAGAAATCCCTCCTGCTGGGCGAAGAGGACTACAACAAGATGCTGATGATGACCGTACCGGAGATATCCCGCTACATAAGCGAGACCGGATACGGCAAGGAGATGGCGGACCTGGCTGGAAGAATGGCAGGCATGGACCTCTTGGAACATGCGACACACCTCAACATGGCAAACGTTTTCAGCAGCATTCTTCGTTCGTCGACGGGTGAGCTTTATGACATGGTCTCTGCATATCTCGAGAAATGGGACATATGGAACCTAAAGGTCATACTCCGCGGGAAGTCATATGGTCTGAATGCGGACGGAATAAGGGAGGATCTTGTCCCTGCAGGCATACTCGGCGCAGAATCCTTGGACAAGCTTATCGCGCTTGAAACAGATGATGATGTCATATCGAACTTTGGGAAAATGACCCGCATGAGCTTCCCGCAGGAGGTTCTTGCCGCATATAAAGCAAGCGGCAATCTCGGGGAGATCGAGGACTTCTTGGAGAAGACGCACTATGTGAGGTTGATCAACAACATCAACCCCGCATCCAGGCCATCTCGCTTATTCTTGGAGTATATCAAAGAGGAAGTGGACATGAAGAACTTTGAGACCATCCTGAAATTGAAGTCCGAAGGGATATACGGCGAACAGGTGATGAAATACATTATTTCCGGAGGGAGAAGGATAGACGACAGGTTGTTGACAACCCTAGCAAACGCGGAGGATGTGAACACCATGATGTCTGAGGTGTCTCAGTTGGAATTCAGCGAAGCCATAAAGGAGGCACTGGAGGCTAAGGACCTTACCGCCGTCGTATCGTCCCTTCGGAGATTCGAACTCAATAAAGCGAAAAAGTTCTCGCACCTGTATCCGCTGTCAGTCATTCCCGTTGTTGACTTCATGATCCACAAGGAGCTTGAGATAAAGAATATCAGGGCAATAGCCAGAGGAACGGAGAGCGGATTGGACAGAGAAACAATCAAAGGACTTTTGGTGATCTGA